A region of Lycium barbarum isolate Lr01 chromosome 3, ASM1917538v2, whole genome shotgun sequence DNA encodes the following proteins:
- the LOC132631157 gene encoding CASP-like protein 4B1: MSDPNDHKLTGLPTPTAPPGTGDTESQTPVPGDMGSGTPVPGGTRVGPIVERWKREDLLKKGCMGLRCIGLVFSVLAFIIMASNKHGDWRDFDKYEEYRYVLAIAILSTLYTGLLVLRHVHELSTNNEIFSRQNLALLEFFGDQLMAYLLLSAASSAVPLTNRMRENNDNIFTDSSASAIGMEFVAFLALAVSAIISGYKLSNQTYI, translated from the exons atGTCAGATCCAAATGATCATAAGTTAACAGGTTTACCAACACCAACAGCACCTCCGGGCACCGGAGATACAGAGAGCCAGACTCCGGTGCCCGGAGATATGGGCAGCGGGACTCCGGTGCCTGGTGGCACCAGGGTGGGACCTATCGTCGAGAGATGGAAGAGAGAAGATTTGTTGAAGAAGGGTTGTATGGGGTTGCGTTGTATTGGTTTGGTTTTCTCAGTGCTTGCTTTTATTATAATGGCTAGCAATAAGCATGGGGATTGGAGAGATTTTGATAAATATGAAGAATATAG GTATGTGCTAGCTATAGCAATTCTATCCACATTGTATACAGGACTGCTGGTGCTGAGACACGTTCATGAACTTTCAACTAACAACGAAATATTTTCGCGGCAGAATTTAGCTTTGCTAGAATTTTTTGGTGATCAG TTGATGGCATACTTGTTATTATCAGCTGCTTCATCTGCGGTACCACTGACAAATAGAATGAGAGAAAACAATGACAATATATTCACAGATTCTTCAGCATCAGCAATTGGCATGGAGTTCGTCGCATTTCTAGCTCTGGCAGTGTCAGCTATCATTTCTGGATATAAACTTTCAAACCAAACCTACATCTGA